Proteins from one Hemibagrus wyckioides isolate EC202008001 linkage group LG16, SWU_Hwy_1.0, whole genome shotgun sequence genomic window:
- the LOC131366583 gene encoding myb/SANT-like DNA-binding domain-containing protein 2 isoform X1 gives MAAPSNAERSPERSAPLKTPKTELPSPESDELSDGNQYHSDSSAPTRFSSLNVSISGMGAGGGPASASNNSSSSVAGSGGGFTVCRGMSWTPSETNALIAVWGNERLAEARMQQLEVAGTVFSGKAPGPAMYERVSRALSELGYDRTPSQCRERMKTLRRCYSRVKEHGIGKRKSSYSIEQLEKVFGQGGWDSQSCQPVLINSSGLYQEMESDGSTMEDYPQEDWCSQDLSAAFQEGEIEAEEIQLPKNRVLQLRPEASEHAHPHRPVISCRRQEVMQNVIRILESVDVKWEHFQTWTDFSRLHLSNKLAIFGVGYNTRWREEIRYHYAEISSQVPLGKRLREYFNPEKTEGREIMTKVQKMNWKNVYYKFLDITISEARCLELHMEVDWISIAQTSSSGYSNGSQYLLPGGIPKTYGLYAIGYEEEEETSSFTSENCGSSAGEQERELGESENKRRRTSSKVTYCYLGIAEDRTLQQCLFQHFQNSGKCCSRPELAITKFLQENCSRDGGFSSVYIKFIEVELDFLSAGSLVECLETAIGYTLKFNKKDTL, from the exons ATGGCTGCCCCCAGTAACGCCGAGCGCTCTCCTGAGAGGTCGGCGCCGCTGAAAACGCCGAAAACCGAGCTCCCGTCTCCAGAATCGGACGAGCTAAGTGATGGCAACCAGTACCATTCCGACTCATCAGCTCCCACCAGATTTTCCTCTCTGAATGTGTCCATATCAGGGATGGGGGCCGGAGGCGGCCCAGCCTCTGCCTctaacaacagcagcagcagcgtcGCTGGCAGCGGCGGAGGCTTCACAGTGTGTCGCGGCATGTCATGGACTCCATCCGAAACCAACGCGCTTATCGCCGTGTGGGGTAACGAACGACTCGCCGAGGCCCGCATGCAGCAGCTGGAAGTTGCAGGGACGGTATTTTCCGGCAAGGCGCCTGGACCGGCCATGTATGAGCGCGTTTCTAGAGCCTTGTCAGAGCTCGGATATGACAGGACGCCGTCTCAGTGCAGGGAGAGGATGAAG ACATTAAGGCGATGCTACAGCCGCGTGAAGGAGCACGGCATTGGGAAGAGGAAGAGCAGTTACTCCATCGAGCAGCTGGAGAAGGTGTTCGGCCAGGGCGGCTGGGACTCTCAGAGCTGCCAACCGGTGCTGATTAACAGCAGCGGCCTCTATCAGGAGATGGAATCGGACGGCAGCACGATGGAGGACTACCCTCAAGAGGACTGGTGCAGCCAGGATCTTTCTGCTGCTTTCCAGGAGGGAGAGATAGAAGCTG AGGAAATTCAACTTCCAAAGAACAGAGTTCTACAGTTAAGACCAGAGGCTTCTGAGCATGCCCA cccACATCGTCCTGTGATTTCCTGCAGGCGTCAGGAAGTGATGCAGAACGTGATACGCATCCTGGAATCAGTGGACGTCAAATGGGAGCACTTCCAGACGTGGACAGATTTCTCACGCTTGCACCTCTCCAACAAACTAGCCATCTTCGGCGTGGGCTACAACACACGGTGGCGAGAGGAAATCCGCTACCACTATGCAGAGATCAGCTCCCAGGTACCTCTCGGGAAACGCCTGCGGGAGTACTTCAACCCGGAGAAGACAGAGGGCAGAGAGATCATGACCAAGGTGCAGAAGATGAACTGGAAGAATGTGTATTACAAATTTCTGGACATCACAATCAGTGAAGCGCGCTGCTTGGAGCTCCACATGGAGGTGGACTGGATTTCTATTGCACAAACGAGCTCGTCAGGTTACAGCAACGGATCCCAGTACCTGCTTCCTGGTGGCATTCCGAAAACCTACGGCCTCTACGCTATCGgatatgaggaggaggaagagactAGTAGCTTCACCTCGGAAAACTGTGGTTCTTCAGCTGGTGAGCAAGAACGAGAACTCGGTGAGAGTGAGAATAAGCGGAGGAGGACTTCATCCAAAGTAACTTACTGCTACCTCGGCATAGCAGAAGATCGCACGCTTCAGCAATGCCTCTTCCAGCACTTTCAGAATTCAGGGAAGTGTTGTAGTCGTCCTGAGCTCGCCATCACCAAGTTTCTGCAGGAAAACTGCTCCAGGGATGGTGGCTTCTCCTCCGTGTACATTAAATTCATTGAAGTAGAGCTGGACTTTCTTTCAGCTGGATCCCTGGTGGAATGTTTAGAAACGGCAATTGGATATACGTTGAAGTTCAACAAAAAGGACACCTTGTGA
- the LOC131366583 gene encoding myb/SANT-like DNA-binding domain-containing protein 2 isoform X2 has translation MAAPSNAERSPERSAPLKTPKTELPSPESDELSDGNQYHSDSSAPTRFSSLNVSISGMGAGGGPASASNNSSSSVAGSGGGFTVCRGMSWTPSETNALIAVWGNERLAEARMQQLEVAGTVFSGKAPGPAMYERVSRALSELGYDRTPSQCRERMKTLRRCYSRVKEHGIGKRKSSYSIEQLEKVFGQGGWDSQSCQPVLINSSGLYQEMESDGSTMEDYPQEDWCSQDLSAAFQEGEIEAEEIQLPKNRVLQLRPEASEHAQRQEVMQNVIRILESVDVKWEHFQTWTDFSRLHLSNKLAIFGVGYNTRWREEIRYHYAEISSQVPLGKRLREYFNPEKTEGREIMTKVQKMNWKNVYYKFLDITISEARCLELHMEVDWISIAQTSSSGYSNGSQYLLPGGIPKTYGLYAIGYEEEEETSSFTSENCGSSAGEQERELGESENKRRRTSSKVTYCYLGIAEDRTLQQCLFQHFQNSGKCCSRPELAITKFLQENCSRDGGFSSVYIKFIEVELDFLSAGSLVECLETAIGYTLKFNKKDTL, from the exons ATGGCTGCCCCCAGTAACGCCGAGCGCTCTCCTGAGAGGTCGGCGCCGCTGAAAACGCCGAAAACCGAGCTCCCGTCTCCAGAATCGGACGAGCTAAGTGATGGCAACCAGTACCATTCCGACTCATCAGCTCCCACCAGATTTTCCTCTCTGAATGTGTCCATATCAGGGATGGGGGCCGGAGGCGGCCCAGCCTCTGCCTctaacaacagcagcagcagcgtcGCTGGCAGCGGCGGAGGCTTCACAGTGTGTCGCGGCATGTCATGGACTCCATCCGAAACCAACGCGCTTATCGCCGTGTGGGGTAACGAACGACTCGCCGAGGCCCGCATGCAGCAGCTGGAAGTTGCAGGGACGGTATTTTCCGGCAAGGCGCCTGGACCGGCCATGTATGAGCGCGTTTCTAGAGCCTTGTCAGAGCTCGGATATGACAGGACGCCGTCTCAGTGCAGGGAGAGGATGAAG ACATTAAGGCGATGCTACAGCCGCGTGAAGGAGCACGGCATTGGGAAGAGGAAGAGCAGTTACTCCATCGAGCAGCTGGAGAAGGTGTTCGGCCAGGGCGGCTGGGACTCTCAGAGCTGCCAACCGGTGCTGATTAACAGCAGCGGCCTCTATCAGGAGATGGAATCGGACGGCAGCACGATGGAGGACTACCCTCAAGAGGACTGGTGCAGCCAGGATCTTTCTGCTGCTTTCCAGGAGGGAGAGATAGAAGCTG AGGAAATTCAACTTCCAAAGAACAGAGTTCTACAGTTAAGACCAGAGGCTTCTGAGCATGCCCA GCGTCAGGAAGTGATGCAGAACGTGATACGCATCCTGGAATCAGTGGACGTCAAATGGGAGCACTTCCAGACGTGGACAGATTTCTCACGCTTGCACCTCTCCAACAAACTAGCCATCTTCGGCGTGGGCTACAACACACGGTGGCGAGAGGAAATCCGCTACCACTATGCAGAGATCAGCTCCCAGGTACCTCTCGGGAAACGCCTGCGGGAGTACTTCAACCCGGAGAAGACAGAGGGCAGAGAGATCATGACCAAGGTGCAGAAGATGAACTGGAAGAATGTGTATTACAAATTTCTGGACATCACAATCAGTGAAGCGCGCTGCTTGGAGCTCCACATGGAGGTGGACTGGATTTCTATTGCACAAACGAGCTCGTCAGGTTACAGCAACGGATCCCAGTACCTGCTTCCTGGTGGCATTCCGAAAACCTACGGCCTCTACGCTATCGgatatgaggaggaggaagagactAGTAGCTTCACCTCGGAAAACTGTGGTTCTTCAGCTGGTGAGCAAGAACGAGAACTCGGTGAGAGTGAGAATAAGCGGAGGAGGACTTCATCCAAAGTAACTTACTGCTACCTCGGCATAGCAGAAGATCGCACGCTTCAGCAATGCCTCTTCCAGCACTTTCAGAATTCAGGGAAGTGTTGTAGTCGTCCTGAGCTCGCCATCACCAAGTTTCTGCAGGAAAACTGCTCCAGGGATGGTGGCTTCTCCTCCGTGTACATTAAATTCATTGAAGTAGAGCTGGACTTTCTTTCAGCTGGATCCCTGGTGGAATGTTTAGAAACGGCAATTGGATATACGTTGAAGTTCAACAAAAAGGACACCTTGTGA